The genomic window GCTCGGGCCTCAGCGGGAGCCGCAACGCCGCCGCACAGGCCCGTGACCTCGCGGGCCGGCAGGTCACGCTGCACGACTCCATGACCCTGAGCGCCGCGCAGGCGTTTCAGGTCCACGCGGCGAACGTGGCGGCGCAGCGGGGCGAAAGCATGGAGACGGCCATCGCCTGGATGAACGCCGTGCAGGCCGAAACCGAATTGCAGTTCACCATCGAAACGCTGGAATACCTGCGCCGGGGCGGACGCATCGGCACCGTCGCGGCGGCGCTGGGTGGGCTGCTCAACCTCAAGCCTGTGGTGATGGTGGACAAGAAAACCGGCACCTATGTCAACGCCGGGCGCGCCCGCAGCTACCGGGGCGGCATCGAGGCCGTGACCAGTCAGGTCACCCGCAAGTACGGCGAAGGCACCCCGCTGCGGGTGGGTCTGCTCTACGGCACGCACCCCGAAGATGCCGATCAGGCGCTGGAACAGCTCGCCGCACGCCACCCCATCGTCTGGTCGGACCGCACCGGCGTGAACCCGGTCCTGAGCGTCCACGTCGGTCCCCGCGCCCTGGGCGTGGCGGCGGCGCCTGGCGCGTGGCCCTGGGAGCGGTGATTTGCTGGGGATGGTGAGGGTTGAGGCTATAGCTTCTAGCCCCATCCCCCAGCCCCTTACCCCAAAGGGGCAAGGGGAGTTGACGTTGGCACTGGGCACATGGCTGTCATAGCGCTTGACGGGCGGCGTTCCTCAAGTGCTTGGGCTGGTCTGGACGCTCGTGATTTTTACCGACGCGAGGCCCGTGCGCCTTCAGCGCCCGACGGCCTTGGCGTTCTGCGTTTCTCGGTTATTTGTGCAGCAGTGAAAAGGGCCAAAGCTAAGGCGTCTTTTGACCCTCGCCCCTTGTGGGACTCGCAGAGCTGCTTGCAGACTTGAAAAGCTTCGCAGGAGAGGGGGCGTCCAGACCCACTTCTTTCCCCTTATCCCTGGCCCACCACGTCGGCTATGTTCCGCACGCCGTCGCGCTCCAGCAGTTTGACCAAACCGGCGTTGATCTCACGGACCAGGCCCGGCCCCCGGTAGATCAGCGCCGAGTAGACCTCCACCAAATCGGCCCCGGCGAGCAACTTGGCGTAGGCGTCCTCGGCACTGAATACGCCGCCGACGCCGACGATGGGCACCTGGCCCCGCGTCAGGCGGTAGGCGTCGCGCACGAGTTCGGTGGAGCGGTCAGTAAGAGGGCGCCCACTGAGCCCTCCGGCCTGCTCGCGGTTGGGGTGGGAAAGGCCGCCCCGGGACAGGGTGGTGTTGGAGATGATAAGGCCACTCGCGCCCGCGTCCAGCACCGCGCCCACGCTGGCCTCAAAGTCGGCGGGGTGCAGGTCGGGCGCCAGCTTGACCAGGACCGGCGGACGGCGCAGGGTGCGGACCCGGCCCGCTTCCACCTCATCCAGCACGGCGCGGACCAGCGCGGCGAGGTCGTCTGCTGCTTGCAGTGCCCGTAAGCCCGGTGTATTGGGACTGCTTACGTTGACCACGAAGGCGTCGGCCAAGTCCCCCAGGGCCCGTACGCATTTGCGGTAGTCCTCGGCGGCGTCTTCGTTGGGTGTCACCTTGTTTTTGCCGATGTTGACCCACACCGGCGCGGCCCGGTCGGTCAGCACCGCGAGCCGGGCGTGCATCGCCGCCGTGCCGCCGTTGTTGAAGCCCATGCGATTGATGAGTGCCTCGTCCTCGGGCAGCCGGAACAGCCGGGGCCGCTCGTTGCCGCTCTGCGCGAGGGGCGTGACCGTGCCGACCTCCACGAAGCCGAAGCCGAATGCCGTGAATGCCGGCACCGCCTGCGCGTTTTTATCCAGCCCCGCCGCGAGGCCCAGCGGCGACTCGAAAGTCTGCTCCGAGGGGGTCTGCCCCCACAGCGTGCGCCGCAGCGCCGCGTCGCCTGGCCCCTGTGTTCCCGGCACCGTCAGCGTCCGGGCCAGCCGGGGCAGCAGCGGCACCCCCGAAGCGAGTTCCAGCCCGCGCAGGGTGAGGTGGTGGGCGTCCTCGGCGTCCAGCCGGAACAGCAGCGGGCGAACAGTCTGGTACATCGGGACGTAGGGTAGCAGGGGTGGGGAAGGCCGCGCCGGGCTGCTTGCCAGGGGCCCGTTCCCCTATCCTGCCTCCCATGACCCGTCCCCTCTACCACGACCCCTACCAGCCGCTCACCTTCGCCGCGTCGGTGGTGGACGTACAGGGGCAAGAGGTGGCGCTGGCCGCGACTGCCTTTTACCCCGAAAGCGGCGGCCAGAGCAGCGATGTGGGACTCTTGCGCTGGCCGGGCAGTGAGGCTCGGGTGACACACGCCCGCAAGGACAAGGCGACGGGCACGGTGTGGCACCGGGTGGACGGCGAGTTGCCCCCCGTGGGTGCAGAGGTAACAGGCGAAGTGGACCCCGGCCCACGCTGGCGGCACACCCAGCGCCACAGCGCGGAGCATCTGCTGGCGCAGGCGTTCCGGCGAGTGAATCCTGCGTTCGAGGTCGCCTCGGTGAACATGACCGGCCCCGAATGCACCATCGATTTTCTGGGCGACCCGGGCGAGGCCGATATACGCGCCGCCGAAGCGCTGCTCCGCGAGACGTTGGGCCGCGACGAACTGACGTTGGAAACGCCCATCGTGCCCGAAGCCGAACTGGTGAACTATCCCCTGCGCCGCGAGAGCAAGGTGGGCGGGCAGGTGCGGCTGGTGATGTTCCGGGGCAGCGACGGTGACTTCTTCGACGTGAGCGCGTGCGGCGGCACCCACGTTCCCGGCGCCGCCATGTGCGCCCCGGTGGTCATCCTGCGAACCGAGCGGGTGCGCGGCGGTCAGGTCCGGGTGGTCTTTATGGCAGGTGAGGAAGCGAGCGAGTACCTCTCCGGCGTCTACCAGAGCGCCCGCACGCTGGCCCAGGAATTCAGCGCCCCGGTGGACAAACTGCCCGAGCGGGTGGCGGCTCTCCGCGCTGACCTGAGCGCCGCCCGCGCCGATGCCGACGCTCTACGCGCCCGCCTCGCGGCTCAGTTGGTGGCTGCGGCTTCTGCTGAAGGCACGCCGCCTCTGCGCTTGCTCACGCTGGACAACGCCGCGCTGCTTGCCCCAGTTCTGACCGCTGTGCCGGCAGGCGAGGTGCTGGCCGCCGTGGGGCCGGGGGGCCGCTGCGGCGTGGCGAGCGCCCACCCCGACGTGAAGGCGGGCGACGTTCTGCGCGCGGCACTGGCTGTTACTGGAGGCAAGGGCGGCGGCAAGCCCGATTTGGCGCAGGGGAGCACGGCGGATGAAGGGGGGTTCTTGGAGGCGGTGCGCCAGGTTCTTTAACGCAGCGGCTGGTAGGCGTGGACACCCGCCGCGCCCCAGTGCAGCACCTGACGGCCCGCCGGGTCATACGACAGCGGCGCCCCCAGGTTGTCGCTCAGGTTCTCCCGCCCCACCGCGAGCGCCTTGCCTGTCTCGGCGTCCAGCGCCCACAACCGCGAGTTTGAGGCGTACACCACCCCGTTCACGTCCAGCGGCGTCGTGTCGAAGGTGACATGGTTCGGCGCGTCGAACACCCAGGCGAGTTCCCCCGTCGCCGCGTGGTAAGCGAGGATGCACGTCCCACCCCAGGGACCGATGAACACCTTGTCGTCTGCAATGCTCATGCGGAAGGCGGTGTTCGCCTGCCCACCGGGGCAGACGTTGATGTCGGGGAACTTCTTCCAGGCTTTTTCGCCAGTATCCGCGTCGTAAGCCTGAAGTCCAGCGACGCCTGCCTGGGCAATGATCAGGTTCTTGTACAGACTCAAAGCGAAAGCACCTGTGTTCTGAAGAGTTTTAGGGGAAACATCTACAGCCCAGCGGGTCTCTCCCTGACTGTTGAGGGCGATAAGCTGGTGGGAAGTCTCGGCGCTTGTACTGACAAAGAGACGGTCTTCATCCCTGACGATCAAGCTCGCCAGACGGAAGCCGGGATAGTTGCGAACCCAGACGGGCTGAGCGTCTGGGCGCAGGAGGTCAGCGGTGCGGTAGCGGTAAAGCCGGGCACCAGAAACCACATAGAGGGAGCTGCCGGCGACGAAAGGACCGAGTTGGCCTAGACTTTGCCGGGTGCCCCCTGGAACAGCAACTGTGTTCAGGATCTGGCCGGAGCGGTCAAAGACGGTGAGGACGTCAGCGTTCTTGCCGTTCAGAGCGATGAGCTTGTCGTCCAGGGTGGCGTAATTGGTGCGGAGGTTCTCGGTGTCGAGGGGAAGCTTGAAGGCGAGCTGGTGGGTGCGGGTGTCAATCGCCGTGACCTGACGCCCGCCGAGCAGCAGGGTGCCGAGCAGGGTGGTGTAGCCGGTGACTTTGTGGTCGGGGAAGGACCATTGCAGGGTAAGGGCGGGAAGCTGGGCCAGGGCGTCCTCGCCCGGAGTGGGGGCATTCTGGGACGTGCAGGCGGTCAGGGCGAGACTCAGAAGCAGCAGATATCGGCGCATGGAAACCTCGGCAGAAAGCAGGCTGGAAAGAGGCCTCAAGCATAAGCCTCAGTTCCCGGTCTTCACCGCCAACGCCCGCAGCCGCCGGTAATCACTCACCCACGCCTCCCCGTCCCACAACCGGGGCCGCGCAAACTCGGCGGCTTCCCGAATCACGGCCTCCCGCTCCTCGGCCCCCAACGGTGCGAGCCACACCTGCCCGAAGCCCTCCAACCACGCCCGGAAGCCGTCTTCCCCCGGCAGGCGCGAGGGCCGCTCGAACCAGTGCAGCCGCTCGACCCGCATCCCGGCGGCTTCCAGCCCGGTGCACAGCTCGCCCGCCGTCGGAAACACCCACGGCGGCGGCAACTCGGGCAGCCCCAGCTTGTGCGTGGCGTGCGCCACCGCGTCCAGCGTGGTCTGCACGTTGCCCGCGCCGCCCATTTCCAGCACGAAGCGGCCTCCCGGTTTCAGCGCGGCGGCGACCCGTCCGAACACTGGGGGCAGCGGCTTCATCCAGTGCAGCGCGGCGTTGCTGAATACGGCTTCGAACTCGGAGCCAAAGGTGAGGGCGTGGGCGTCCTGCACCTCGAACGGCACGGCGGGAAAGCTGCTCTGCGCGGCGGCGATCATGGCGGGGCTGGCGTCCACGCCCACGACCTGCGCGCCGCTCTGAGCGATGCGGGCGGTCAGTTCACCACTGCCGCAGCCGAGGTCCAGAATCCGTTCGCCGGGCTGCGGGCGCAGCCACTCGGCGGCGAGGTCTTCGCTCGACTGAAAGACAAAAGCGTGGCGGTCACGGTACTGCTCGGCGTTCCAGGCATCGGTCATCAAAATTCCTCCACGTTTGGCTCTTCATGTTCGGCCAGACGAAAAATCCCCCCTCCACGCTGGGAAGGGGGCCGGTGCCGCGCCGGGAAACTCAGGCGGTGAGGTCCCCAGAACTAAGAAGGCGGGCGGCGAACATGGGGTCAGGGTAGCCCGCACCGCTGAGAAGACACTGGCAGATGTCTATTTGAGTGTCGTCTCCTGGGTATGGACGCCGGGAGACAGCGCCTGACCATCGGCTGAACTTCCAGACGTTACAATAAAGGTCAGATGAAGAAAAACCTGCTGCTGATCGGCGCGTCCCTGCTGCTGGGCGCCTGCTCCACGACCCCGGAACCGTCCAAGCCTGAACAGGAAAAGCCCGCCACGACGAAGGTCACGGTCGTCGGCCTCAACGACTTTCACGGCAACCTCGAACCCACCTCGTTCGCCGGGGTTATGGTGCCCGACCCCAAGGACCCGACCAAGCAGGTCAAGCTGACGACCGGCGGCATTGAAGTCATCGGCGGCTACCTCGACCAGGAGCGCGCCAAGAACGCCAACCTGACCTTCGTGGGCGCGGGCGACCTGATCGGCGCCTCGCCCGTGACGAGCAGCCTGCTGCGGGACGAGCCCAGCGTGATCGGCCTGAGCAAGCTCGGCATGCAGTACAGCAGCCTGGGCAACCACGAGTTCGACCAGGGCTACAAGGAACTGCTGCGGATGCAAAATGGCGGCTGCGACAGCAACGCGCCCGACAAGGCCTGCAAGTTCCAGAACCCCTACCCCCGCGCGACCTTTAGCTGGCTGGGCGCCAACGTGGAGGTCAAGGCGACTGGCAAGCCGGCCCTGCCGGCCTACGGGATTCAGGAGATTGGCGGCGCCAGAATCGCCTTTATCGGCGCGGTGACGAAGACCACCCCCACCATCGTCAGCCCCGACGGCGTGGCCGACCTCAAATTCCTCGATGAAGCCGAGTCCATCAACAAGTACGTGCCTGAGCTGAAAGCGAAGGGCGTAGACGCCATCATCGTGCTGATTCACGAGGGCGGCGTGTCCAAAGACGGCTTCGACAAGCCCGCCTGCGGCACCCTGACCGGCCCCATCGTGAACATCGTCAACAAGCTCGACCCCGCCGTGGACGCGGTCATCAGCGGGCACACCCACCAGGGCTACAACTGCGTGGTCAATGGGCGCACTGTGATTCAGGGCGACTACTACGGCCACCTGTTGCAGCGCCTCGACATGACCATTGACCTCCAAAAACACAAGGTCACCGACATCCGCGCCGCCAACGTGGTGATGGACCCGAACACCATCACCAAGAACGCCGAGATGACGGCGCTGGTGGGCCGCGCCAAGTCGCTGACCGACGCGGTCAAGCAGCGGGCCATCGGCTCCCTGGCGGCGCCGACCATCTCGCGCACGACCAACGCGGCGGGCGAAAGCGCACTGGGCGACTTGATTGCCGACTCGCAGCTCGCCGCCACCGCCGACCGGGGCGCCGTCATCGCCTTCATGAACCCCGGCGGCATCCGCGCCGACCTGAACGCGACGGGCGGCGGCACCACCGTGACCTTCGGGGACGCCTACGCCGTGCAGCCCTTCGGCAACACGCTGGTGGTCATGGACCTGACCGGCGCCCAGATCAAGGCGCTGCTCGAGCAGCAGTTCGACAACCCCTCGGCGGGCCAGAACCGCGTCTTGCAGGTCAGCAAGAACTTTACCTACAGCTACGACAGCACGGCGGCAGCGGGCAACCGGGTGGACCCGGCGAGCATCAAGTTGGGCGGCGTCACACTCGACCCCGCCAAGACCTACCGCGTGACCCTCAACTCCTTCCTCTCGACGGGGGGCGACAACTTCACCACCTTCGCCTCGGGCACCAACGTGCTGCAACTGCCCAACGTCAGCGACCTCGACGCCCTCACGGCCTACATCGTCGCTCACCCCGGCGTGGCGGGCGGCGCGCAGGACCGCATCGTCAAACTGAAGTAAGCCCTAACAAACGGGGCAGAGGCTGGCGAAGTTGTGCCGCAGCCTCTGCCCTGCTTTTGTTGTCTTTTGTCGAGGGTCAAGACCTAGCCACGCGTCTTGAACGGACACGGAACCAGTAGAGCTCTATTGTCTCTTCGACTTCCAGCCGTACGTCCAGGCGACAATTTCTGCGCCTCTGGTGAAGCCCTCGCGCGAGAGGAGGTGCTGAGGGGTCGCTTCGGTGCGGAGGTCGCCGCCTAACTGTTGAGCCATTTGCGTAACTCTCTTTCCAATGTCAGCAACGCTTTCTGCTTCTGTTCGTCGGTCAGCAAATAGGTCCCTGTAGCTTCATCCATAAGATGTTCAAGGCCGCGAACTTGTACATACTCATCAGAGATGTAAGGAATGTAGACGCCGAGCAGGCTTCTGGCCTGTTCCGTCAGGGAGAGTTCATCTATTTGACCTGCTTGATATTTCTCGCGCCAAAGAGCCTTCAGGAAGGGCAAAACCGTAGCTTCATCGCTTTGGCAGCTGAGCTGGCCCAGCGCGTCTATTCCGTCTCGCAAACGAGATTGGCTCAGGCTGACTTCTATCAGAGCCTCTGGACTTTGTGGCAATTGAAGAATCCAGGCATCTGCCGAGGCGACGACGTCCACCCACGTTAACAAGTCTTTGTGGAACGCTTCCAGTCGCTCTGCCGCTTCGTCATAAAGCTGCTGCAGCGTTTCGCTCACGCCCGCATCCCGCCCCCCTGCTGCCGGTTCATCCAGGCGGGCGGCTTGGGCGCAAACCGGCCCAGAATCGTCTGCTGGTCGTAGGCGAGGTGGGCGTCGGCCCAGGCGAAGGTCTGGTTCAGCGCCCGAATCGCCTCGGGGCTGCCCATGCCGTGGTCGAGCTGGTACACCACGAACTGCTCAGGGGTTTCCAGCCGCAGGTAGGTGGGCATACTGCCGGCGTACTCGTCCAGCACGCTCTGAAAGTCGCCCAGCGCGTCAGGGCTGGCCGTTTCGAGGTCGATGGTCACGTACATGACCTTGGGCACCTCGGACAGTTGCTCGATGCTCACGATTTCCTCGGCGATGGCGCGCAGGCCGCCGTCCTCGGCTTCCAGTTCCACGATGACCAGCGCGGGCGTGTCGTTGACCAGCTTGGGCTCAATCCGGTCATAGGCGCGCGAAAAGGCCACCAGTTCCATCTGCCCCGATTCGTCGGCCAGGATAAAACGGGCCATCATGCCGCCCGACTTGGTGGGCTTTTTGACCACGCCCTCGATCATGCCCGCCAGCACGGCTTTTTGCCGCTTGCCGGGAGCCACGTTTTGCAGCGCGAACCAGGCGTCAAGGTCGCTGACGCGGCAGCTCGCGGCTTCGCGCAGGCCCTCGTGCTGCTCCAGCGGGTGCCCGGAAATGTAGAGGCCCAGCGCCTCTTTCTCGATGGCGAGGCGTTCGAGATCGCTGTACGGCGCAATGCTGCTGCGCAGCGGGCGCTCCTTTTTGACTTCCTCCATCCCGAACATCATGCTCATGCCGCTCTGGGCGCGGGCGTTGATTTCGGCGGTGCCGGCGGCGTCCTCCAGGGCGTCCTCCAGACTCTCGATGAGCTGGTGCCGCTCTCCGAAGGCGTCGAAGGCCCCTGACTTGATCAGGCTTTCAAGCGCCTTGCGGTTGCACACCTTGTTGCCCAGGCGCGAGCAGAAGTCGGCCAGCGACTTGAATGCTCCGGCCTTCTCGCGCTCCTCCAGAATCCTGAGCACGGCGCTCTCGCCCAGCCCCTTGATAGCGTACAGCCCGAAAAGGATTTCCTCGCCGGCCACCGCGAAGTCGCTGCTCGAACGGTTGATGTCGGGCGGCAGCACGTGCAGGTCCATCTTGCGGGCGTCGCTGACGTACTCGGCCACCTTGTCGGAGTCGCGGCGCTCGACGGTCAGCAGCGCGGCCATGAACTGCACCGGATAATTGGCCTTGAGCCACGCGGTCTGGTAGGTGATGACCCCGTAGGCGGCGCTGTGTGACTTGTTAAAGCCGTAGTTCGCAAAGGCGTCCAGCATGTCGAACAGCTTGTTGCCCTCGTCCTCGGGCACGCCTTTTTCCTTGGCGCCCACCACGAACAGCTGGCGCTGCCGCTTCATTTCCTCGGCGTCTTTCTTGCCCATCGCGCGGCGCAGCAGGTCGGCCCCGCCCAGGCTGTAGCCGGCCACCTCGGACGCGATCTGCATGATCTGCTCCTGGTACACCGGAATGCCGTAGGTCTCCTGCAAAATCTTTTCCAGCCACTGCTTGCTGTTCGGAAAGCCGTCCTTGTCGTAGTCCACTTCCTCGATGCCGTGGTGGCGCCGGACGTAGGTGGGGATGTTTTCCATCGGGCCGGGGCGGTAAAGCGCCGAGAGCGCGATGATGTCGGCCAGGCGCCGGGGCTTGAGGCGGCGGCTCGCGTCGGCGATGCCCGCGCCCTCAAGCTGAAACACACCCTTGGTGTCGCCCCGGCTCATCAGCTCGTAGGTCTTTTCGTCGTCGAAGGGGATGTGGTCGAAGTCGCCGTATTTCTCCTCGAAATCGGTGCCGGACTCGCGCAGGATGCGTTTGGCTTCGTCGAGAAAGCTCAGCGTCCGCAGGCCGAGGAAGTCCATCTTGATCAGGCCGATGTCCTCGACCGACTTCATGTCGTACTGGCAGACCTGCCCCTCGCCGGAGGTGTCGCGCATGACCGGCACGAGGTTGGTCAGCTCCTCGCGGCCAATGACCACCCCCGCCGCGTGCACCGAGGCGTGACGGGTCAGGCCTTCAAGCTTCTGCGCGAACTCATAGGCTTCGAGCAACTGCGCGTCCTCGGCGAGCATCTGCTGAATGTCGGGCACCGCCTCGCGCGCCTGCTCCAGCGAGTAGCTTTTGCCGAACTTGATGGGGATGAGCTTGCTGACCTTGTCCACCTTGGCGTATTCCAGGCCCATCACGCGCGCCACGTCTTTCAGGCACGCCTTACTCGCCATCGTCCCGAAGGTGGCGATCTGGGCGACCTTGTCGGTGCCGTACTTTTCCTGCACGTAGCCGATGACCTCGGTGCGGCGGGCGTCGTTGAAGTCGATGTCGAAGTCGGGCATCGAGATGCGGTCGGGGTTCAGGAAGCGCTCGAACAGCAGCTCGAATTCCAGCGGGTCGAGGTTGGTGATGCGGATGGCGTAGGCGACGAGGCTGCCCGCGCCCGACCCACGCCCCGGCCCCACGCTGATGTCGTGGTCCTTGGCCCAATTGATGTAGTCGGCGACAATCAGGAAGTAGTCCGGAAAGCCCATGTTGTTGATCACCGACAGCTCGTACTCGGCGCGGCGCAGCAGCTTGAGCGCGTAGCGGTGGTGGCTCCGGGTGGTTTCCTCGTCGTCGGTATCCGGGTCG from Deinococcus radiodurans R1 = ATCC 13939 = DSM 20539 includes these protein-coding regions:
- a CDS encoding DegV family protein, with translation MTAMPSFAVVTDGGLDAYPTLLNDVPVAPFSVAFGERSYPMNEVSRQWLYDELGRNPAHPTSSQPSPQQWLDAYAAVPSGTDILAVTISSGLSGSRNAAAQARDLAGRQVTLHDSMTLSAAQAFQVHAANVAAQRGESMETAIAWMNAVQAETELQFTIETLEYLRRGGRIGTVAAALGGLLNLKPVVMVDKKTGTYVNAGRARSYRGGIEAVTSQVTRKYGEGTPLRVGLLYGTHPEDADQALEQLAARHPIVWSDRTGVNPVLSVHVGPRALGVAAAPGAWPWER
- a CDS encoding quinone-dependent dihydroorotate dehydrogenase, with translation MYQTVRPLLFRLDAEDAHHLTLRGLELASGVPLLPRLARTLTVPGTQGPGDAALRRTLWGQTPSEQTFESPLGLAAGLDKNAQAVPAFTAFGFGFVEVGTVTPLAQSGNERPRLFRLPEDEALINRMGFNNGGTAAMHARLAVLTDRAAPVWVNIGKNKVTPNEDAAEDYRKCVRALGDLADAFVVNVSSPNTPGLRALQAADDLAALVRAVLDEVEAGRVRTLRRPPVLVKLAPDLHPADFEASVGAVLDAGASGLIISNTTLSRGGLSHPNREQAGGLSGRPLTDRSTELVRDAYRLTRGQVPIVGVGGVFSAEDAYAKLLAGADLVEVYSALIYRGPGLVREINAGLVKLLERDGVRNIADVVGQG
- a CDS encoding serine-tRNA(Ala) deacylase AlaX; this encodes MTRPLYHDPYQPLTFAASVVDVQGQEVALAATAFYPESGGQSSDVGLLRWPGSEARVTHARKDKATGTVWHRVDGELPPVGAEVTGEVDPGPRWRHTQRHSAEHLLAQAFRRVNPAFEVASVNMTGPECTIDFLGDPGEADIRAAEALLRETLGRDELTLETPIVPEAELVNYPLRRESKVGGQVRLVMFRGSDGDFFDVSACGGTHVPGAAMCAPVVILRTERVRGGQVRVVFMAGEEASEYLSGVYQSARTLAQEFSAPVDKLPERVAALRADLSAARADADALRARLAAQLVAAASAEGTPPLRLLTLDNAALLAPVLTAVPAGEVLAAVGPGGRCGVASAHPDVKAGDVLRAALAVTGGKGGGKPDLAQGSTADEGGFLEAVRQVL
- a CDS encoding PQQ-binding-like beta-propeller repeat protein encodes the protein MRRYLLLLSLALTACTSQNAPTPGEDALAQLPALTLQWSFPDHKVTGYTTLLGTLLLGGRQVTAIDTRTHQLAFKLPLDTENLRTNYATLDDKLIALNGKNADVLTVFDRSGQILNTVAVPGGTRQSLGQLGPFVAGSSLYVVSGARLYRYRTADLLRPDAQPVWVRNYPGFRLASLIVRDEDRLFVSTSAETSHQLIALNSQGETRWAVDVSPKTLQNTGAFALSLYKNLIIAQAGVAGLQAYDADTGEKAWKKFPDINVCPGGQANTAFRMSIADDKVFIGPWGGTCILAYHAATGELAWVFDAPNHVTFDTTPLDVNGVVYASNSRLWALDAETGKALAVGRENLSDNLGAPLSYDPAGRQVLHWGAAGVHAYQPLR
- a CDS encoding class I SAM-dependent methyltransferase translates to MTDAWNAEQYRDRHAFVFQSSEDLAAEWLRPQPGERILDLGCGSGELTARIAQSGAQVVGVDASPAMIAAAQSSFPAVPFEVQDAHALTFGSEFEAVFSNAALHWMKPLPPVFGRVAAALKPGGRFVLEMGGAGNVQTTLDAVAHATHKLGLPELPPPWVFPTAGELCTGLEAAGMRVERLHWFERPSRLPGEDGFRAWLEGFGQVWLAPLGAEEREAVIREAAEFARPRLWDGEAWVSDYRRLRALAVKTGN
- a CDS encoding bifunctional metallophosphatase/5'-nucleotidase translates to MKKNLLLIGASLLLGACSTTPEPSKPEQEKPATTKVTVVGLNDFHGNLEPTSFAGVMVPDPKDPTKQVKLTTGGIEVIGGYLDQERAKNANLTFVGAGDLIGASPVTSSLLRDEPSVIGLSKLGMQYSSLGNHEFDQGYKELLRMQNGGCDSNAPDKACKFQNPYPRATFSWLGANVEVKATGKPALPAYGIQEIGGARIAFIGAVTKTTPTIVSPDGVADLKFLDEAESINKYVPELKAKGVDAIIVLIHEGGVSKDGFDKPACGTLTGPIVNIVNKLDPAVDAVISGHTHQGYNCVVNGRTVIQGDYYGHLLQRLDMTIDLQKHKVTDIRAANVVMDPNTITKNAEMTALVGRAKSLTDAVKQRAIGSLAAPTISRTTNAAGESALGDLIADSQLAATADRGAVIAFMNPGGIRADLNATGGGTTVTFGDAYAVQPFGNTLVVMDLTGAQIKALLEQQFDNPSAGQNRVLQVSKNFTYSYDSTAAAGNRVDPASIKLGGVTLDPAKTYRVTLNSFLSTGGDNFTTFASGTNVLQLPNVSDLDALTAYIVAHPGVAGGAQDRIVKLK
- the dnaE gene encoding DNA polymerase III subunit alpha, translated to MTVSDAPTPHIHLPDGSCCQPKKFAHLHQHTQYSLLDGAAKLKDLLKWAKEVTPEGQTPALAMTDHGNMHGAVHFYNYAMGMEVKPIIGYEAYVVPGFGTRRDRSRAQDGEKGIFHLTLLARDFEGYQNLCRLSSRGYTEGYYYKPRIDHELLQEHHKGIIAFSGCLGSEVQQLLMQGREDDARARLLWYRELFGDNYFIEIQDHGLPEQKKNNPILKAWAQELGIGMVATNDGHYVKKSDATAHETLLAIQTKATLADENRFKFPCDEFYVKNLEEMQRALPVSEWGEEPFDNTAHIAELCNVELPVGKKRQYQMPQLPIPEGRSMAEELRVQTYAGAVKRYPAHLTEGLLRDYAARSLAELGEADAARVLKRTGGCDSASCDLDTLYTLLAFLGSEWEARGKEAGEKYTPYPALEKMEQDGESGTLPAYAHADCRAARRQDSDTSIELDPDTDDEETTRSHHRYALKLLRRAEYELSVINNMGFPDYFLIVADYINWAKDHDISVGPGRGSGAGSLVAYAIRITNLDPLEFELLFERFLNPDRISMPDFDIDFNDARRTEVIGYVQEKYGTDKVAQIATFGTMASKACLKDVARVMGLEYAKVDKVSKLIPIKFGKSYSLEQAREAVPDIQQMLAEDAQLLEAYEFAQKLEGLTRHASVHAAGVVIGREELTNLVPVMRDTSGEGQVCQYDMKSVEDIGLIKMDFLGLRTLSFLDEAKRILRESGTDFEEKYGDFDHIPFDDEKTYELMSRGDTKGVFQLEGAGIADASRRLKPRRLADIIALSALYRPGPMENIPTYVRRHHGIEEVDYDKDGFPNSKQWLEKILQETYGIPVYQEQIMQIASEVAGYSLGGADLLRRAMGKKDAEEMKRQRQLFVVGAKEKGVPEDEGNKLFDMLDAFANYGFNKSHSAAYGVITYQTAWLKANYPVQFMAALLTVERRDSDKVAEYVSDARKMDLHVLPPDINRSSSDFAVAGEEILFGLYAIKGLGESAVLRILEEREKAGAFKSLADFCSRLGNKVCNRKALESLIKSGAFDAFGERHQLIESLEDALEDAAGTAEINARAQSGMSMMFGMEEVKKERPLRSSIAPYSDLERLAIEKEALGLYISGHPLEQHEGLREAASCRVSDLDAWFALQNVAPGKRQKAVLAGMIEGVVKKPTKSGGMMARFILADESGQMELVAFSRAYDRIEPKLVNDTPALVIVELEAEDGGLRAIAEEIVSIEQLSEVPKVMYVTIDLETASPDALGDFQSVLDEYAGSMPTYLRLETPEQFVVYQLDHGMGSPEAIRALNQTFAWADAHLAYDQQTILGRFAPKPPAWMNRQQGGGMRA